The Amycolatopsis jiangsuensis nucleotide sequence AGACGGTTCGAGCCGATCGGCGGTTCGACGACCCGATCGCCCGGGTCTTCGTCGAATCGGTGACCGGATCCGCCGGCGCGGCACTGCTGCCGTTGGGCATGGCTCGTACCGACGGCCCGTCGGAGCTGTGGGTGTCGTTCCGCGAGTACTTCGCCGGCCGGACCCCATTCTACGACCGACAGCTTCTCGATGCCGTCGACCGGGGTGTGCGGCAGGTCGTGCTCTTGGCCGCGGGGCTCGATGCCCGGGCATTCCGGTTGGCCCTCCCACACGACACCACGGTGTTCGAAGTGGATTCCGATCCTGTGTTGCGGTTCAAGCAGGAGAATCTCGACCGGATCGGGGCCACGCCGAGCTGCCGACGGGTAATCGTCCCGGCCGACTTGCGCGAAGATTGGTCAAGCGCGTTGATCGACGCGGGGCTGCGCACCGACCAGCCGATCCTCTGGGTGGCAGAAGGTCTGCTGATGTACCTTGACAGGATCGAGAGCGATCGTCTGCTGTCCGTGATCACCGCGCAGACCCGCGGTGAGGGCTCGATCGCGACGGAATACCCGGCCCGGTTCCCAGACGCCGCGATCTTCGCGGCGCTCACCACGCTCGAGACGGACCGAGCCGCGGCCGCTGCGATGGCGTCGCTGGTCCGTTCGGGTCCTGCGGAGCCTCCGGCGGAGTGGCTGTGTCGCTACGGGTGGAGCTGCAGCTCGACCGACGTGGCGAGCGAAATCGCCGCGAGCAGGAGGAAAGTGCCGGCGGTGTTCACCGACTGGACGCGCGGAGTACCGGTCTGGCTGCTGTCCGGCGGCCGGAGGCCGTCAACGTCGCTGCGGCAGGTCTCCGTTGCTGAGCGTCCCCGCGGTCGCCGTGCCTGAATTGCGATCACGGGGACGCGAACCTCAATCGCAAGGTCAGGTCGCACGCGTAACACCTCAGCGCCGACTGGCGTTCGCCTGGTCAAGAACCTGGGCTGCTCCGCGCGCTCGCCAGCACTTTACCGACGACCGGCGGGGCCCGCCCGTTGGCCTGATGCGCCCCGGATTCTGTGCAGGCTCTGATTCCGGAGAGGATGCAGAGCATGCCGGCACCGAAGGAGTACAGCGATGAGCTGCGTGAGCGGGCGACACGGGTGACGTTGGACGCGATCGCGGCCGAGGGCAGCGGATGGCGGCGATCCGCTGGATCGCGGGCCAGTCGGACGTGCACCCGGAGGCGTTGCGGACATGGGGCAAGCGCCGAGATCGACGCCGGCACGGCGCCCGGTCGCACCAGCGACGATGCGGCGCGGATGGCTGGAACGCGAGGTGCGCAAGTTGCGTCGGGCGAGCGAGATCCTGAAAACGGCATCGGCGTTTTTCCCTGCCGCGGAGCTAGACCGCAAGACCACATAACCCATGACGGTTCCTCTGATCGGCGGGAGGTTTCGCTCGCGGTGGTCATCGACTATATCGATGGCCACCGCGAGCGTGTTGTCGAGGTGAAGAGACTCGGGGCCGAGCCGGTCTGCGCAGCCTTGAACGACGCGGGTACGCAGATCGCACCGAAAACGTACTGGGCAGCGAAAAGATGGGCCCCCTCGAAACGTGTCCTGCGGGATGCGGGACTACTTACCGAGATCGCGTGTTCCGCGAGAACTACGGCGAAACGGCGATCGTCTTGGACCCGTCCAGCTGCCCGGTGTTCTGACGATTGGCCGCCACGGTCAGCTTGAAACCCGTGAGACCCGCGCTGCGCAGGCGTTCCATGGCGCGCACCGCGGTACGAGCCAGGGCCGCGTACGGATCGTTGACCTCCTCGGTGACGCCGTCGCAGGAGATCTGCACGTCGACGTAGTCACTCGCGGCGGTAAGTGCTCAACCGTTCGCGAGGGGGAACCGGTCGGGTGCGGTGCGTGAGTGTGCTGCCACCATCGTTTGCGCCGCGGACTTCG carries:
- a CDS encoding SAM-dependent methyltransferase, whose protein sequence is MSIEGVGATALLTAYARAEETVRADRRFDDPIARVFVESVTGSAGAALLPLGMARTDGPSELWVSFREYFAGRTPFYDRQLLDAVDRGVRQVVLLAAGLDARAFRLALPHDTTVFEVDSDPVLRFKQENLDRIGATPSCRRVIVPADLREDWSSALIDAGLRTDQPILWVAEGLLMYLDRIESDRLLSVITAQTRGEGSIATEYPARFPDAAIFAALTTLETDRAAAAAMASLVRSGPAEPPAEWLCRYGWSCSSTDVASEIAASRRKVPAVFTDWTRGVPVWLLSGGRRPSTSLRQVSVAERPRGRRA